From the genome of Desmodus rotundus isolate HL8 chromosome 2, HLdesRot8A.1, whole genome shotgun sequence, one region includes:
- the BOC gene encoding brother of CDO isoform X1: MPAGAVASVPATVTLANLQDFKLDVQHVIEVDEGNTAVIACHLPESHPKAQVRYSVKQEWLEASRDNYLIMPSGNLQIVNASREDEGTYKCAAYNPVTQEVKTSGSSDRLRVRRSTAEAARIIYPPETQTIIVTKGQSLILECVASGIPPPRVTWAKDGSSVAGYNKTRFLLSNLLIDTTSEDDSGTYRCMADNGVGEPGAAVILYNVQVFEPPEVTVELSQLVIPWGQSAKLTCEVRGNPPPSVLWLRNAVPLTSSQRLRLSRRALRVVSVGPEDEGVYQCMAENEVGSAHAVVQLRTARPSTTLRPGRDANLDTTTPPLPPPRPRSPDQMLRERPGVPRPPTSVQPASLRCPGDKGQVAPAEAPIILSSPRTSKTDSYELVWRPRHEGGSRAPILSYVVKYRKQVTNSSDDWTISDIPANQQRLTLSRLDPGSLYEVEMAAYNCAGEGQTAMVTFRTGRRPKPEIMASKEQQIQRDDPGASPQSSSQPDHGRLSPPEAPDRPTISMASETSVYVTWIPRGNGGFPIQSFRVEYKRLKKVGDWILATSAIPPSRLSVEITGLEKGTSYKFRVRALNMLGESEPSAPSQPYMVSGYGGRMYERPVAGPYITFTDAINETTIMLKWMYIPASNNNTPIHGFYIYYRPTDSDNDSDYKKDMVEGDRYWHSISHLQPETSYDIKMQCFNEGGESEFSNVMICETKARKSGQPGGLPPPTLAAPQPPPLETIERPVGTGAMVARSSDLPYLIVGVVLGSVVLIIVAFIPFCLWRAWSKQKHTADLAFPRSALLPSSCQYTMVPLGGPPGHRASGQPCLSGTNGQACASGIHVNRGFPAAATGYPGMKPPQPCPAERQQQDDTDGLLRHPIPGNGYDGYDVHSHRIPRGTKAKPDEVSFLYTLPDDSTHQLLQTHQDCHHLQEQPASAIQSGKRSVPQNPGLEATWDPLFHPGPPCCLGLVPVEEVDGPQSCQMGEGEWCPQHPTGTYMGHELGRQLSPSPPVHVTFETPPPTI; the protein is encoded by the exons ATCTCCAGGACTTCAAGTTAGACGTGCAGCACGTGATTGAAGTGGACGAGGGGAACACGGCCGTCATTGCTTGCCACCTTCCTGAGAGCCACCCAAAAGCCCAGGTCCGATACAGTGTCAAACAAGAGTGGCTGGAGGCATCCAGAG ATAATTACCTGATCATGCCATCGGGGAACCTCCAGATAGTAAACGCCAGCCGGGAGGATGAGGGGACGTACAAGTGCGCTGCCTACAACCCAGTGACCCAAGAAGTGAAAACCTCAGGCTCCAGTGACAGACTGCGTGTGCGCC GCTCCACTGCCGAGGCTGCCCGCATCATCTACCCCCCAGAGACCCAGACCATCATCGTCACCAAAGGCCAGAGTCTCATCCTGGAGTGTGTGGCCAGTGGGATTCCACCCCCGCGGGTCACCTGGGCCAAGGATGGTTCCAGTGTTGCGGGCTATAACAAGACACGCTTCCTGCTGAGCAACCTGCTTATCGACACCACTAGTGAGGACGACTCCGGGACCTACCGCTGCATGGCGGACAACGGGGTGGGGGAGCCTGGGGCAGCGGTCATCCTCTACAACGTCCAGGTGTTTG AACCCCCTGAGGTCACTGTGGAGCTGTCCCAGCTGGTCATCCCTTGGGGCCAGAGTGCCAAGCTCACCTGTGAGGTGCGCGGGAACCCCCCGCCCTCAGTGCTGTGGTTGAGGAACGCCGTGCCCCTCACCTCCAGCCAGCGCCTCCGACTGTCCCGTAGGGCCCTGCGAGTGGTCAGCGTGGGGCCTGAGGATGAAGGTGTCTACCAGTGCATGGCCGAGAATGAAGTTGGGAGCGCCCACGCTGTGGTCCAGCTGAGGACCGCCAGGCCCA GCACAACCCTGAGGCCAGGGAGGGATGCTAACCTGGACACTACCAcacctcccctgccacccccaagACCCAGAAGCCCAGACCAGATGCTGAGGGAGCGCCCAGGTGTCCCGAGGCCTCCAACGTCAGTGCAGCCAGCTTCCCTGCGGTGCCCTGGAGACAAGGGGCAGGTGGCTCCTGCCGAGGCGCCCATCATCCTCAGCTCACCCCGGACTTCCAAGACCGACTCTTACGAGCTTGTGTGGCGGCCTCGGCACGAGGGTGGCAGCCGGGCACCGATCCTCTCCTATGTGGTGAAATACCGCAAG CAGGTCACAAACTCCTCTGATGACTGGACCATCTCTGACATTCCAGCCAATCAGCAACGCCTGACCCTCAGCAGGCTTGACCCCGGGAGCTTATATGAAGTGGAGATGGCAGCTTACAACTGTGCAGGAGAAGGCCAGACAGCCATGGTCACCTTCCGAACTG GACGGAGGCCCAAACCTGAAATCATGGCCAGCAAGGAGCAGCAGATCCAGAGAGATGACCCTGGAGCCAGCCCCCAAAGCAGCAGTCAGCCAGACCACGGCCGCCTGTCCC cccctgaagcCCCAGACAGGCCCACTATCTCCATGGCCTCTGAGACATCAGTGTATGTGACCTGGATTCCCCGTGGGAATGGGGGCTTTCCAATCCAGTCCTTCCGTGTGGAGTACAAGAGGCTGAAGAAAGTGGGGGACTGGATTCTAGCCACCAGTGCCATCCCTCCCTCCCGGCTCTCAGTGGAGATCACAGGCCTAGAGAAAG GCACCTCCTACAAGTTCCGAGTCCGGGCTCTGAACATGCTGGGGGAGAGCGAGCCCAGCGCCCCCTCCCAGCCGTACATGGTGTCAGGCTACGGGGGCCGCATGTACGAGAGGCCCGTGGCAGGCCCTTACATCACCTTCACCGATGCCATCAACGAGACCACCATCATGCTCAAGTGGATG TATATCCCAGCCAGTAACAACAACACCCCAATCCATGGCTTTTATATCTATTACCGACCCACAGACAGTGACAACGACAGCGACTACAAGAAGGATATGGTGGAAG GGGATAGGTATTGGCACTCGATCAGCCACCTGCAGCCAGAGACCTCCTACGACATTAAGATGCAGTGCTTTAATGAAGGCGGGGAGAGCGAGTTCAGCAACGTGATGATCTGCGAAACCAAAG CTCGGAAGTCCGGTCAGCCCGGTGGACTCCCACCCCCAACTCTGGCTGCACCTCAGCCACCACCTCTGGAAACCATAGAGCGGCCAGTGGGCACGGGGGCCATGGTGGCACGCTCCAGCGACCTGCCCTACCTGATTGTCGGCGTCGTCCTGGGATCTGTCGTCCTCATCATCGTTGCCTTCATCCCCTTCTGCTTGTGGAGGGCCTGGTCTAAGCAAA AACATACAGCAGACCTGGCTTTTCCTCGCAGTGCGcttctgccctcctcctgccaATACACTATGGTACCACTGGGAGGGCCTCCCGGCCACCGAGCCAGTGGGCAGCCCTGCCTCAGTGGTACCAATGGACAGGCCTGTGCCAGCGGGATACATGTGAACAGGGGCTTCCCTGCCGCTGCCACGGGCTACCCTGGCATGAAAccaccacagccctgccctgcagagcGCCAGCAG CAGGACGACACCGATGGCCTCCTGAGGCACCCCATTCCTGGCAACGGATATGACGGGTATGACGTCCACAGTCACCGGATTCCTAG GGGAACCAAAGCTAAGCCAGATGAGGTCTCTTTCTTATACACACTGCCTGATGACTCAACTCACCAGCTGCTCCAGACCCACCAGGACTGCCACCACCTCCAGGAGCAGCCTGCTTCAGCCATCCAGTCAGGGAAGAGGAGTGTACCCCAGAATCCTGGGCTAGAAGCAACGTGGGATCCTCTTTTTCACCCAG gGCCCCCATGCTGCTTGGGCCTTGTACCAGTTGAAGAGGTGGATGGTCCTCAATCTTGCCAAATGGGTGAAGGAGAGTGGTGTCCCCAGCACCCCACAGGGACCTACATGGGACATGAGCTTGGGAGACAGCTCTCCCCCAGCCCACCAGTGCACGTGACTTTTGAAACACCACCCCCCACAATTTAG